From Alienimonas californiensis, a single genomic window includes:
- a CDS encoding DUF4268 domain-containing protein yields the protein MPLYRIADDRFADVQPTTLAAAGIRERQDLQRFLKDRPDVLDGETLFLTEEASDWADSARRIDLLGLDRSGRMVVAELKRGDGSHMDLQAVRYAAMVSNMTFDRAVRLYADRRGQGPDDEDEARRGILEFLGWEEPDEEAFAHDVRIVLMSESFDREITTTALWLNERGIDVRCIELKAYVDPSGGTLLDVRQVIPLPSADDFLVREKEKREAVRKERGTPTAEQTRNRRFWACLIEHANAAGQFSDFHEGAKPRSDRTLMRTRCLPVSDAYIGYWFTKTGRNAGAHMGMSIGGNGGSHAVRSARLAARKTEIEATLGSELEHFDQDGAGRTSWIYTPVRGGNLEDESSWDELIPQMTDALDRFRRAVYPHLDALDPPEE from the coding sequence ATGCCGCTGTACCGCATCGCCGACGATCGATTTGCAGACGTGCAGCCGACGACCCTCGCGGCGGCCGGGATTCGGGAGCGGCAGGATCTTCAACGCTTCCTGAAAGACCGGCCTGACGTGCTGGACGGGGAGACGCTGTTCCTCACCGAGGAGGCAAGCGATTGGGCGGACAGCGCCCGTCGCATCGATCTGCTCGGCTTGGATCGTTCAGGGCGAATGGTGGTCGCCGAGTTAAAGCGGGGCGACGGTTCGCATATGGACCTTCAAGCCGTTCGCTACGCGGCTATGGTGTCGAATATGACGTTCGACCGGGCCGTACGTCTGTATGCGGACCGGCGCGGTCAGGGACCGGACGACGAAGACGAGGCGCGGCGAGGTATCCTAGAATTCCTTGGCTGGGAGGAGCCGGACGAGGAGGCGTTCGCTCATGACGTGCGGATCGTGTTGATGAGCGAATCGTTCGATCGAGAGATCACGACGACCGCCCTCTGGCTGAACGAGCGCGGAATTGACGTCCGGTGCATCGAGCTAAAGGCCTACGTCGATCCGTCCGGCGGAACTTTGCTGGACGTCCGGCAAGTGATCCCCCTGCCGAGCGCGGACGACTTCTTGGTGCGTGAGAAGGAAAAGCGAGAGGCGGTCCGAAAGGAGCGGGGAACGCCGACTGCCGAGCAGACGCGCAACCGCCGGTTCTGGGCCTGTCTGATCGAGCACGCCAACGCTGCCGGGCAATTCTCGGACTTTCATGAAGGCGCCAAGCCTCGCTCGGATCGCACGCTGATGAGAACGCGGTGCCTGCCCGTCTCGGACGCCTATATTGGCTACTGGTTTACCAAGACTGGTCGAAACGCCGGCGCTCATATGGGCATGAGCATCGGCGGCAACGGCGGTTCGCATGCAGTCCGATCGGCGCGATTGGCGGCACGGAAAACTGAGATCGAGGCGACGCTCGGCAGCGAGCTGGAGCATTTCGATCAGGACGGCGCCGGCCGCACGAGTTGGATTTATACTCCGGTCCGCGGCGGCAATCTTGAGGACGAGTCGTCGTGGGACGAACTCATCCCCCAGATGACTGACGCGCTCGACCGATTTCGGCGTGCAGTTTATCCACACCTCGACGCGCTCGATCCGCCGGAGGAGTGA